A window from Podospora bellae-mahoneyi strain CBS 112042 chromosome 1 map unlocalized CBS112042p_1, whole genome shotgun sequence encodes these proteins:
- a CDS encoding uncharacterized protein (COG:I; EggNog:ENOG503Q3M6), whose translation MPKAPVYFFSHGGPDVQYNTTHPVYPILQSIGKEITQKVKPSAVVVFSAHWQPENVGPDEIHVNNAEKTDLIYDFYGFPPHFYKATFPSTGSPSLASHIISLLAKSNIRARGLSRGLDHGVFSGFNVAFPPASNPLAVPLVQVSLFNSENPQAHFLLGEAVQSLREQNIVIICTGMTVHNLRDMRLAFGQPQPMPYAVSFDNALKEAVEQPDAEKRKEEMVRVLKRPDARQAHPWMDHLMPLYVAVGAAGGDRGRQTWTMHEASFAWAQYRFGELPEEK comes from the exons ATGCCCAAAGCACCAGTGTATTTCTTTAGCCATGGCGGC CCCGACGTCCAAtacaacaccacccaccccgtCTACCCCATCCTCCAGTCCATCGGCAAGGAAATCACCCAAAAAGTCAAGCCCTCTGCCGTGGTAGTCTTCTCCGCCCACTGGCAGCCCGAAAACGTCGGCCCAGACGAAATCCACGTCAACAACGCCGAAAAGACCGACCTCATCTACGA CTTCTACGGCTTCCCCCCTCACTTCTACAAAGcaaccttcccctccaccggctccccctccttAGCCTCCcacatcatctccctcctcgccaaatcCAACATCCGCGCCAGAGGCCTCTCCCGCGGCCTCGACCACGGCGTCTTCTCCGGCTTCAACGTGGCCTTCCCCCcagcctccaaccccttgGCTGTGCCCCTCGTCCAGGTGTCCCTCTTCAACTCGGAAAACCCCCAGGcccacttcctcctcggcgaggCCGTCCAGTCCCTCCGCGAGCAAAACATTGTCATCATCTGCACAGGCATGACGGTCCACAACCTGCGGGACATGCGCCTCGCCTTCGGGCAGCCTCAACCCATGCCGTACGCCGTGTCGTTTGACAATGCCCTCAAGGAGGCTGTCGAGCAGCCTGATGctgagaagaggaaagaagaaaTGGTCAGGGTGTTGAAGAGGCCAGACGCGAGACAGGCGCATCCTTGGATGGATCATTTGATGCCGTTGTATGTCGCCGttggggcggcggggggggaCCGAGGAAGACAGACGTGGACGATGCACGAGGCTAGTTTTGCTTGGGCGCAGTACCGGTTTGGGGAGTTGCCTGAGGAGAAGTAG
- a CDS encoding uncharacterized protein (EggNog:ENOG503NZH9; MEROPS:MER0200434; COG:I): MTSLIRQPPLLFPATARHTATVIFIHGLGDTGHGWASAVENWRRRQRLDEVKFILPHAPQIPITCNWGMKMPGWYDIHTIDGNAESLRKNEDEAGILISQAYIHGLIQREIDAGIPAERIVVGGFSQGGAMSIFAGLTSKVKLAGIVALSSYLVLSLKFAELVPKPQVNQDTPIFMAHGDSDQVVNTQLGKKSYELLKEMGYQPTMKIYPGMGHSACLEELDDVEAFLRQRLPALGKEEKPEL, encoded by the exons ATGACATCCCTCATTAGACAAccgcccctcctcttccctgCAACAGCCAGGCACACGGCCACGGTCATTTTCATCCATGGCCTGGGTGACACCGGTCATGGTTGGGCCTCGGCGGTCGAGAACTGGCGTCGCCGGCAGCGTCTCGATGAAGTCAAGTTCATCCTGCCTCATGCTCCTCAAATTCCAATCACCTGCAACTGGGGAATGAAGATGCCAGGATGGTATGATATT CACACGATAGACGGCAACGCCGAATCCCTCCGAAAAAACGAAGACGAGGCGGGCATTTTGATCTCTCAGGCCTACATTCACGGCCTGATCCAGAGAGAGATCGATGCCGGCATTCCAGCGGAACGGATCGTTGTCGGTGGCTTCTCCCAGGGCGGCGCTATGAGTATCTTTGCAGGCTTGACCTCCAAGGTGAAGCTGGCTGGCATTGTTGCTTTGTCTTCATACCTGGTCTTGAGCCTCAAGTTTGCCGAGTTGGTACCAAAGCCTCAGGTGAACCAAGACACTCCCATCTTCATGGCTCATGGCGATTCGGACCAGGTGGTGAACACACAGTTGGGCAAGAAGTCGTATgagttgttgaaggagatgggGTATCAGCCCACGATGAAGATTTACCC TGGTATGGGTCACTCGGCGTGCTTGGAGGAACTGGACGATGTCGAGGCCTTTTTGAGGCAAAGACTCCCTGCcttgggcaaggaggagaagcctgAGTTGTAG
- the NUP53 gene encoding Nucleoporin nup53 (EggNog:ENOG503P1EY), producing MTFWWTVRGVAVVVGALVPYPMLLLLGNVGYSNIPANIYLAGKVDVGPANAIVPSGSALCYSSNRIWPVYTTNSGPSSPGAPSCSCWVDNFGGFWGPDQELGSCKPLKKSRRIYSQLRRTGYKGSTGHFALWSQHIRFSQQLSSFDSIGSRPPCKTYSAVLLSLRSPENHGPVNPTQRARRRAVRDDGIKRPYAMVFPQQDGSLRARKAVNETGSFGKSTRRARSKTATPARKEDPTIAAADKIFSNWIANQAPIHQAPAPSQSDRAAQNQRRPSLHPSTSQQNLSQNDEKVPPEAKFIKAKEPTEVILRGYRSAQQQYAAINHYEQLAGRICEDYSRDPPVESRRYKSELRDPAFARRKALTPEERAKVNKADSGLHWVKVTFESAEAAEAAIYASPQIILGHQVFAEPYTGLPPPRDEAVPDPSIAAGFGIQRTNSGRRQSQQQPRAGTAAAAGFNPAWLNPDSFDSGFSHTSSHTADTGTAASTDFETQPLSRTVTPPNPFAFDNIVAEQPRQQDKDADDFCRLIPEVRKVKLLPMEQALLPAPSVAQRVAHYVPFISWFNGAMIGTQVPRTELGEFDWVAASLYWKFLWWLDFLFGLFGGDIRKAADQDD from the exons ATGACATTTTGGTGGACTGTGCGTGGGGTTGCTGTCGTTGTCGGGGCGCTAGTCCCATATCCCATGTTATTGTTGCTTGGGAATGTTGGCTACAGCAATATTCCAGCAAATATTTACTTGGCCGGAAAAGTTGACGTGGGGCCTGCAAATGCTATTGTTCCAAGCGGGTCTGCTCTTTGCTATTCTTCTAACCGGATATGGCCCGTGTACACCACAAAcagtggcccaagctcccctgGGGCTCCATCCTGTAGTTGCTGGGTAGACAACTTTGGTGGCTTTTGGGGGCCAGATCAAGAATTGGGGTCCTGCAAGCCACTGAAAAAATCGCGTCGCATTTACTCGCAGCTTCGGAGAACAGGCTACAAAGGCTCAACCGGCCATTTCGCTTTGTGGTCACAGCATATTCGATTCTCACAGCAGCTCTCTTCCTTTGATTCCATTGGCTCCCGCCCTCCCTGCAAAACTTACTCAGCTGTCCTGCTCTCCCTGCGTTCGCCTGAAAACCATGGCCCCGTTAATCCTACACAACGTGCCAGACGACGAGCTGTAC GAGACGACGGTATCAAGAGACCATATGCCATGGTCTTTCCCCA GCAGGATGGCTCGCTGAGAGCGAGGAAGGCAGTCAACGAGACAGGGTCGTTTGGAAAGTCGACGCGACGGGCGAGGTCGAAAACCGCGACGCCTGCGAGAAAAGAAGATCCAACCATAGCCGCTGCCGATAAGATCTTTAGCAACTGGATCGCGAACCAAGCCCCCATCCACCAGGCCCCCGCGCCATCACAAAGCGACAGAGCTGCGCAGAACCAACGGCGTCCAAGTCTTCACCCATCGACTTCTCAGCAGAATCTCTCCCAAAACGACGAGAAGGTACCCCCAGAAGCCAAATTCATCAAGGCCAAAGAGCCAACCGAGGTCATACTGCGAGGGTACCGCTCCGCCCAACAGCAATatgccgccatcaaccactACGAGCAGCTCGCAGGGAGAATATGCGAGGACTACTCGCGTGACCCCCCAGTGGAGAGCAGGCGATACAAGTCCGAACTCCGGGACCCAGCATTCGCCCGCCGGAAGGCCCTCACCCCGGAAGAACGCGCCAAGGTTAATAAAGCCGACAGTGGGTTGCATTGGGTGAAGGTCACCTTCGAGTCCGCCGAGGCCGCCGAAGCAGCCATCTATGCCTCTCCCCAAATCATCCTAGGTCATCAGGTCTTTGCCGAGCCATACACCGGCCTCCCACCTCCGCGCGACGAAGCCGTTCCCGACCCATCCATAGCCGCCGGCTTCGGCATCCAGCGCACCAACTCCGGCAGACGCCagtcacaacaacaaccccgagCTGGCACCGCGGCCGCCGCAGGCTTCAACCCAGCCTGGCTCAACCCCGACAGCTTCGACTCTGGGTTCTCCCACACCTCTAGTCACACAGCAGACACCGGCACAGCCGCCTCTACCGACTTTGAGACACAGCCTCTCTCTCGAACCGTCACACCGCCCAACCCATTTGCCTTTGACAATATCGTCGCCGAGCAACCCCGGCAACAGGATAAAGATGCGGATGATTTCTGCCGGCTGATCCCCGAAGTGAGGAAGGTTAAGCTCCTTCCCATGGAACAAGCTCTCCTGCCCGCCCCGTCGGTCGCCCAGCGGGTAGCACACTACGTTCCCTTCATCAGCTGGTTCAACGGCGCCATGATCGGGACTCAGGTCCCACGAACCGAGCTTGGCGAGTTTGACTGGGTGGCTGCGAGTCTGTACTGGAAGtttttgtggtggttggatttcttgtttgggttgtttgggggtgaTATCCGGAAGGCGGCAGACCAAGATGACTAA
- a CDS encoding uncharacterized protein (COG:U; EggNog:ENOG503NZ2P), with the protein MGAMRKEAGVCAFPSSSDLSIQENTGSQKPAVTGLSDERDAQRASIPPAPTAAPFLPNKSPARSSPRPESPNKAAPSSSVHSASSGAVPQNPNSVSCAVRNWSYWNNWDANGTMAGIEGHDGAMAMEGTTSNARRWLALAALACMWTNAQAPLFMFAGAPVYIYRELGGIDHWVWFVSANLLATAAISPFVGALSDLVGRRFVALAGNALIVIGQIICGAATSMDAFIVGMAISGLGTGINELTALAGAAEIVPVSRRGYYVAAMILTILPFLPSVMYAQLISAYSSWRYIAVVTTGWAAIGLVMAFLFYHPPPRIDAHAGEKSEVLKKTDWVGGFLSIAGLVLVEVGLLGGGYNAPWKSARILAPLIIGALVLVAFVVWERKGASHPMVPRDMGKSPWTLWLTLIITFISGANFFSVLMIWPSEAYNVYGHDPVGVGIRGMPFAFGTMAGCVISLVMLSWLKGNIKWILFVSSTLMTLGCGLLAIARVDNIQTVYGVLFIAGLGVGGVVVPASTITAIICPSDVIATVTALTIAIRIVGGAIGYAIYYNVFVSKLLPQLMQIVGGTCVKVGIEHGKIEQIIQMTGASLVNEIKHLPFVNEAQWHAIVAAGQVAYSHAYPWAYYCSIAFGGVSMLASLFLGDLNMDDTVAVVL; encoded by the exons ATGGGAGCCATGCGAAAGGAAGCGGGCGTGTGTGCGTTCCCGTCATCGTCTGACCTGTCGATCCAAGAGAACACCGGCAGTCAGAAACCTGCGGTGACTGGGCTTTCGGACGAAAGAGACGCTCAACGGGCCTCGATTCCGCCTGCTCCCACTGCcgccccttttcttcccaaCAAGTCGCCTGCTCGGAGCAGCCCGAGACCCGAGTCGCCAAACAAAGCAGCCCCGTCTAGCTCTGTTCACTCTGCTTCTTCTGGTGCTGTTCCTCAGAACCCAAACTCGGTTTCTTGTGCTGTGAGGAACTGGTCTTACTGGAACAACTGGGACGCCAACGGCACAATGGCTGGAATCGAGGGTCATGACGGCGCTATGGCTATGGAGGGCACAACT AGTAATGCTCGTCGGTGGTTAGCCCTCGCGGCTCTGGCTTGCATGTGGACGAACGCTCAAGCCCCGTTATTCATGTTTG CCGGCGCCCCTGTTTATATCTACCGAGAGCTCGGCGGTATCGACCACTGGGTGTGGTTCGTATCtgccaacctcctcgccacgGCAGCAATTTCCCCCTTTGTCGGCGCCTTGTCGGATCTTGTCGGCCGTCGATTTGTTGCCCTTGCTGGCAATGCTTTGATTGTCATCGGCCAGATTATCTGCGGCGCTGCTACGAGCATGGATGCGTTTATTG tTGGCATGGCCATCTCAGGTTTGGGAACTGGCATCAACGAGCTCACTGCCTTGGCGGGCGCCGCCGAGATTGTCCCCGTGTCTCGCCGCGGCTACTATGTGGCGGCAATgatcctcaccatcctcccgTTTCTGCCGTCGGTCATGTATGCTCAGCTTATTTCGGCGTATTCGAGCTGGCGATATATTGCGGTTGTAACTACTGGTTGGGCTGCTATCGGTTTGGTCATGGCCTTTTTGTTctaccacccccctccacgGATCGATGCCCATGCCGGCGAGAAGAGCgaggtgctgaagaagacggactgggttggtgggttcTTGTCGATTGCTGGGCttgtgctggtggaggttgggctGTTAGGTGGCGGTTACAAT GCTCCATGGAAGAGCGCGAGGATATTGGCTCCTCTCATAATCGGTGCCCTGGTTTTGGTGGCCTTTGTGGTGTGGGAACGGAAAGGGGCCAGCCATCCTATGGTGCCGAGAGACATGGGCAAGTCGCCTTGGACCTTGTGGCTGACTCTCATCATCACGTTCATTTCGGGCGCCAACTTCTTTTCAGTGTTGATGATTTGGCCGAGCGAGGCGTATAATGTGTATGGGCACGA TCCCGTCGGAGTCGGTATCCGTGGTATGCCCTTCGCCTTTGGCACCATGGCCGGATGTGTCATCTCCCTGGTGATGCTTTCTTGGCTCAAGGGAAACATCAAGTGGATTCTGTTCGTCTCGTCAACATTGATGACACTGGGCTGTGGACTGCTGGCCATTGCCAGAGTCGACAACATTCAGACCGTGTACGGTGTTTTGTTCATTGCTGGTCTCGGCGTGGGCGGAGTTGTCGTCCCGGCATCGACAATCACGGCCATCATCTGCCCCAGCGATGTCATTGCTACAGTCACCGCCTTGACTATCGCCATCAGAATCGTAGGCGGTGCTATCGGATACGCCATTTACTACAACGTTTTTGTGTCGaagctcctcccccagctgATGCAAATTGTAGGCGGAACCTGCGTCAAGGTTGGGATCGAACACGGCAAGATTGAACAGATCATCCAGATGACGGGAGCGTCGCTGGTCAACGAGATCAAGCACCTTCCGTTTGTGAACGAGGCTCAGTGGCATGCGATTGTGGCGGCTGGTCAGGTGGCTTATTCTCATGCATACCCCTGGGCCTATTACTGCAGTATTGCTTTTGGGGGTGTGTCGATGTTGGCGagtttgtttttgggggaTCTAAATATGGATGATACGGTTGCGGTGGTTCTTTGA
- a CDS encoding uncharacterized protein (EggNog:ENOG503P2JT) has translation MEEQRRQREGRAPEPKETKGQASVAQEPKYLLYIRLPIKRGDFVDPPLMDWNEEKSNALWSIISDNSRSGGNINFRERAVRAACCLVDEGPQCVLTLCAYRASQFEVTVDFLIQMANYLTDRHASQIRAQMLKAATGRGSAAPSPIPGAEPSSHTTHYPQISEPPRRTGSASGRAPSSLSMRNDRKDTPSAPLPRQDTEYATTVGAGPSAAKPTTIPLRPAVSRNSSAGTTIPTQTQLGIRPAPSVTSTRSTGRYMSSFSYQQREGTDQDDTSTFGAAQPSVSASPAASESEEESDSDNSPVQSRIIRRPPRFSVYGDHRAGFDGLAEEDEDEPEPAFLPPPHQQQMDLGATLRGAPVGVTGGGEFSQTSDSSASSAAIVHRPGTALAAGGGRYPVAGQDHIHGTLSPRSRTAELREKGKGGSREGSDGTGTPSMGSSFSDLDGEFLHHPYLPFLSAGTNRACVCNRRFSHPVSPGRSPREPNARRHHREQDERHRACDQESVFA, from the exons ATGGAGGAGCAACGACGACAGAGAGAGGGCCGGGCCCCAGAGCCCAAAGAAACCAAGGGGCAGGCGAGCGTGGCGCAGGAACCCAAGTACCTGCTCTACATTCGCTTGCCCATCAAGCGCGGCGACTTCGTCGATCCGCCGCTG ATGGACTGGAACGAAGAGAAGTCGAACGCGCTTTGGAGTATCATCTCCGATAACTCACGCTCGGGTGGAAATATCAACT TCAGGGAACGAGCTGTAAGAGCCGCATGTTGCCTTGTCGATGAAGGACCTCAGTGTGTACTAACACTGTGTGCTTATAGAGCCTCACAATTCGAGGTGACCGTCGATTTCCTTATTCAGATGGCAAATTACCTCACAGATCGCCATGCAAGCCAAATCCGCGCTCAGATGCTCAAGGCAGCCACAGGTAGGGGTTCTGCTGCTCCTTCACCCATCCCCGGCGCCGAGCCTTCTTCCCACACCACCCATTATCCTCAGATATCGGAGCCCCCGAGACGCACTGGTTCGGCCAGTGGCAgagctccttcttctctttctaTGCGCAATGATCGCAAAGATACTCCGTCTGCCCCTCTCCCAAGACAGGACACAGAGTATGCCACCACCGTCGGAGCCGGCCCTTCTGCAgccaagcccaccaccatccctctccgccctgcCGTCTCGCGCAACTCATCCGCCGGCACTACTATCCCAACCCAGACCCAGCTCGGCATCAGACCAGCCCCTTCTGTCACCTCCACCCGATCTACAGGTCGTTACATGTCTTCTTTCTCGTATCAACAGCGCGAAGGAACAGATCAAGATGACACCTCCACCTTCGGCGCCGCCCAGCCTTCTGTCTCCGCCAGCCCAGCTGCCTCAGAAAGCGAAGAGGAATCGGACTCTGACAACTCCCCCGTCCAGAGCCGTATCATTCGACGTCCGCCCCGATTCTCCGTTTACGGCGACCACCGCGCTGGATTTGACGGCCttgccgaagaagacgaggatgaacCCGAGCCTGCGTTCTTACCGcccccacatcaacaacagatGGATTTGGGCGCTACACTGAGAGGTGCCCCTGTTGGTGTCACCGGCGGTGGCGAGTTCAGCCAAACATCCGATTCATCAGCTAGTTCAGCGGCTATCGTTCACCGTCCTGGAACTGCCCTGGCAGCCGGTGGGGGTAGATACCCTGTTGCCGGTCAAGATCACATTCATGGGACACTATCCCCGAGAAGCAGAACGGCCGAGCTGAGGgagaaaggaaaggggggttcCCGTGAGGGCAGCGACGGCACGGGCACTCCCAGCATGGGGAGCAGTTTTAgtgatcttgatggtgagTTTTTACATCATCCCTACCTACCCTTTCTTTCAGCCGGTACCAATCGTGCGTGTGTGTGCAATAGACGCTTCAGTCACCCAGTCAGCCCTGGAAGAAGCCCTCGCGAGCCGAATGCAAGACGGCACCATCGGGAGCAGGATGAGCGTCATCGGGCATGCGATCAAGAGTCGGTATTTGCCTAA
- a CDS encoding uncharacterized protein (EggNog:ENOG503NY68; COG:S), whose protein sequence is MQSSSHPPGMPQRPPSPSPSQLPPIPGSPTYSYASTAQPSLSQFNLPLPPPPRPAHAVLTKADLESSQTAYADLLTTAKAYRLALASLSTAASAFGSALEACARLKEARAEPLGPINPGLLSNGNTVGGSLSSSFHAGGGPQGSNNANPPPLNLNSNVMSKNACTADALLTVAGLQHLVANHKHILSETVYRSFEVPLLHELDKWRGAVEDEEESYASAVAVQSKEINRLEKEGLKLHRQKRRDVNMFRNHLVELTTKLDGLTSLHGEHARTLLRESQETSARIVEASCSLVRAEVDIFESLARKGWTGGGLEEVLERGVDLFANEGEGGMMGEHVMGGSPGKEFGGGGVGGGGESKLFSILPPKSILANDSSGEGGTVRGVRGDSLLISAGGGLEGQQGDRYQSLAGLVGLDSLGGMDKDEEGGSVFAETQQGGQQFNRSRGVRPFSPQPQHVRMNPDRLLGTSVEVDHEGGLVGMEKKDDDEDKTETDDEEAHPWRNEGLRKRRSSSSLASETGNLLLRDRSLVSTSLGEPQERVGGGESSWSVADTERNSP, encoded by the coding sequence ATGCAatcttcctcccatcccccgGGGATGCCACAAcggccaccctccccctccccaagccaacttcctcccatcccagGCTCGCCAACCTACTCCtacgcctccaccgcccaaccctccctctcccagttcaacctccccctaccaccccctccccgaccagcCCACGCAGTCCTCACCAAAGCCGACCTCGAAAGCTCCCAAACTGCCTACGCCGATTTGCTCACAACCGCCAAAGCCTACCGCCTCGCCCTCGCTTCCCTCTCCACGGCCGCCAGCGCCTTCGGCTCCGCCCTCGAAGCATGCGCCCGCCTCAAAGAAGCCCGCGCCGAACCGCTCGGTCCGATCAACCCAGGGTTGTTATCAAACGGCAACACAGTCGGTGGCTCGCTCTCCAGCTCTTTCCACGCCGGTGGCGGCCCCCAAGGCAGTAacaacgccaaccccccaccgctcaacctcaacagcaacgtCATGAGCAAAAACGCCTGCACGGCTGACGCCCTCTTGACGGTGGCTGGTCTGCAGCACCTGGTCGCAAACCACAAGCACATCCTCTCCGAGACGGTCTACCGCTCTTTTGAAGTGCCCCTGCTTCACGAGCTGGATAAATGGCGGGGCGcggtcgaggacgaggaggagagctaTGCGTCTGCCGTGGCGGTTCAAAGCAAGGAAATCAACCgccttgagaaggagggacTAAAACTCCACaggcagaagaggagggatgtGAACATGTTTCGGAACCACCTTGTCGAGCTGACCACCAAGCTAGACGGGCTGACGTCCTTACACGGGGAACACGCGAGGACGCTGCTGAGGGAAAGTCAGGAGACGAGTGCGAGGATTGTGGAGGCGAGTTGCTCTCTTGTGCGGGCAGAGGTGGACATCTTTGAGAGCTTGGCACGCAAAGGGTGGACGGGGGGTGgtctggaggaggttttggagaggggggtggatttgTTTGCTaacgagggggagggggggatgatgggggagcaCGTCATGGGGGGATCACCGGGGAAGGAGtttgggggcggaggggtgggaggtgggggggagagtaAACTGTTCAGTATACTACCTCCCAAGTCAATACTGGCGAATGATAGCtcgggagaaggggggacggtgaggggggtgaggggggacAGCTTGCTGATTTCTGCTGGAGGGGGTCTGGAAGGGCAGCAGGGGGATAGGTATCAGAGCTtggcgggtttggtggggttggattCGTTGGGGGGCATGGACAaggacgaggaaggagggagtgTTTTTGCCGAGACGCAGCAAGGAGGGCAGCAGTTTAATCGGAGCAGGGGGGTGAGACCTTTTAGTCCGCAGCCGCAGCATGTGAGGATGAATCCGGACAGGTTATTAGGGACGAGTGTGGAGGTGGATCATGAGGGGGGgctggtggggatggagaagaaggatgacgacgaggacaagaCGGAAaccgacgatgaagaggcgCATCCGTGGAGGAAcgaggggttgaggaagaggaggagctcgtCGAGTTTGGCGAGCGAGACGGGGaacttgttgttgagggacaGGAGTTTGGTGAGTACGAGTTTGGGCGAACCCcaggagagggttgggggcggggagagTAGTTGGAGTGTGGCCGACACAGAAAGGAATTCGCCTTGA